Genomic segment of Triticum aestivum cultivar Chinese Spring chromosome 6A, IWGSC CS RefSeq v2.1, whole genome shotgun sequence:
GGGTGGACGGCGGCCTCGCCGGCGTGCTGGGGATTGCAGCGGCAAGAACAGGGAAGATGCATGTGTCGCTGGAAAAAAGTAAGTGGACAGAGAGAAGGATAAGTCGAGCTGGCTCATCTCTTGTGGGATCCCGCGAAGCAGGAGTGCGCATGAGCGGGCGACCGGCTGAAGGTTCAGCCGGCGCGCCGTCTCCAAACGTTTCCAGATTAAAAACGACTAGTGTCGCATGAGCATGACGCCGTCGGCACCATCTGACCACGGATACGATTTTGTTTTCTTCTGAGCTTTGGATACGATATTCAAGAACAAAATAACTATTGTTTTATTATTATTCGTACGTCAAAATAGAGCCGGCAACCCTAGGTGAAACCCAGCGCGTTGAGGGGCTCTTGGCGGCGTCGGCGAAAGTTTCGGCGAATCATGTCTCCTCACATGTCCTTTTTCTTCCACTTAATCATTTTCCTCACAAACTTTTGGTTGGTGTGGGATGTGGCTGAAAAGATGCCCTCCCCATACACTCCTATTTCAACCGGATGAAGCATTTGGTCCTCCGAGAACTTTTTGGGTTCGATGGTGTTCTTGGGGCTCCAACGGCTTGAGATGCTCTTAAGGTTCGGGGTGCAAGGTGCTTGAGATGCTCTTAAGGTTCGGGGTGCAAGGTGGGCTGTCAGACACAAACACCGCGAGGGAAGGATGTCCACAGCACAGCAGAGGCATCAGCGAGACACAAACAGGAGCACCGGGCGGCAGGCAATTTGGTCTGTGTTGGACCAAGCAAAAGGACAAAAATCTTTGGCTACGTGAAGAAGGGGGCATGGCAAGGGTTGAATGAAATCAAATGGTGCGGCCGAATCGACTAACACCCAGTCGTTTTTCAGGCAAAGATTGGAGCTATGCGTCTGCCCACCTTGTGCCAAACGAAAATATTCCCATGGATATGCCCAAACAAAAATATGGCATTCTAAGAGTATTACCGCACACAAAGATTCAACCTGACTGCCTCTGCACAGCCGCTAGCAAACTTAACTGAGGCTGCCACTGGAACAAAATAGACAGTAGGTGGTGATTTGACAGAAGTTTCCAGCACATGAAATTTATCTTTGGATGTCTAATGTGAAAAGGTGTACAGGTACAACTGCTGAATGGCCAGTACACAGTAGTTTCCTACTAAATGCAATATTAGGTCACAAGTACTTCAATAACAATTAAGGACttgcctaatatagaaagcaaGAATGCATCACATCTTGGAGATGGCAAGACATTCCCATTCAGAGACTAAGCAGTGCAGGCAGCAGGCAGAAGACGGAGACGGAGACTATGCAGTGTAGGCAGCAGGCAGAAATATACTCGTTTTGTCGAAGATAACAAATGAAGCACGCAGATGAAGATGAAGTTGAGACTATGCAGTGCAGTGCAGTGCAGGCAGCAGGCAGCAGGCAGACTATGCAGACTGCGAAGAACATGAATGCCGAGAATAAAGCCGATGAAGTCCGCACAACTCTTTAAATGGATTGACTCTCGCTGAAGCCGAGAATAAAGCCGAGATGAAGTCCACAAAACTGTTTTAAGTGGACTCTCGGTGAAGCCGGCCTCATCAAATTCCTTGATGCTCAACTACAGAGCGCAGCTCAAGGCCCATTTTTCACCCTATGAACAGGATGTAGATTTAGTTTCACTCGAGTGCTGCACGGTCAATACCTTGCTGACTCCTGGTTCTATATACAAAATCAGTGATCCGGTTACTTTAACAAGTTGCACTTGTCAGCACATCCAAACTTATCAATTTGAGATAAAGAGATTACTAATTTTGAAGGCAGCTCTTCAACGAAGAACATCAGAGGCATCGCAGGCAGGGACTAATGCAGGATGCGCGAAGCAGTAAGGGCGTGCGAAGAATGAAGAGCGAACAAGAAAACCACGAAGACAACAACTGAAGAGCCGAAGTTGGCTGAGTCGTTTAAGCAGAAGTGCAGGACGATGCCTTCTTAACACACAGAAAGAAAGGTAATAGATCTCAGTTGCATACCACATCCACCACATAATTTTTTTAATGACAGAACATAAACTATAGATAAAGTTGAAACCTTAACCGAAGTCAAGAAGTTGACGTCAGGTCTCAGTACTCCTAGCAGGCAGAGCTAAAGAGTAACTTCTCTCAGAGAACATGCATTGGACACGGGCTTCAGGTCTAACTCCGGCTGCGGCGATACCTGGGAGAGCAGTCCAGTATGAGATTGGGACACAATAATTAGGTGATATTTCCACAGAATCTGCATTTACCCTTTAGCATCAGGAGAATCATCCCTGGCACGGACTGGTGACTTGCTATAGCTGCGACCACGGGCTGGGGCTGGAGAAGCACTGCGGCGTCTTGGAGAGCGATCACGAGGGCTGTAACTTCTGTTTGCAGAGTAGTTAGTTTCTAAGAGTTCATTCCTTCAATCATAATCCTAGGCATATAATGAGCACAAAGTAGAGAAACCTCACATAGCcaaaaataacaaaaagtaaaagaccAGGCACCCAAGCTTGACATGGTAGGTAGAAGAACTTATAAAGAACAAGCAACCATTTTTGACATAAACAGTATGCAAGGAAATGAACAACAAAGCTAACCTAAACAATTGAGACTTATAACTTAATGCATTAACAAAATGTGTTACCTTCTGCCATAGCTCGGACTCCTGCGGTACCTAGgactgcggctgcggctgcggctccTGCTGCGACGCCTTCCACTGCCCAGACCCCCAGCACCAATACGCAGACGACATTCACGAGCAAAGTGCCCAGATTCACCACATTCATAGCATTTCATATCAGAACCACCACGATCacgaccgccaccgccgccgccaccaccaccaccacgacctCCACGGTCACCACGGTCATTGCGAGACAGCTCAACCCTCCATCCATTCTTGCCTATTAAAAGAGAAACCATACTTCAGATTACAATCTACTGTCATGGATGAGAAAACAAAGTGTGCATCTGAAAAAGCAAAGTTCATGATCTAAGAACTCGAAAAGATTGGCTAGTGGCTAGGATGTGTATAATCTAAAAGAAAAGAGATTATTTACTAAGTTTCAACCATTGAAAGCTTGCTTCCTTAACTCAAAAGAGGAGCAAAAAAGACTGCAAGTTCTACATGTTTTTGCCAATCAGACATTTGCCATGAAAATCAGATCCAGGAAACAAAGAAATGACGTAATGTCCTGCCCAAGAATCAAACAAGCCTCCACAAGAGAAATGGTTGCATTACCATCTAGATCACGAAGTGCATCCTCAGCATCCCGCTTGTCGTCAAAATCAATAAACGCAAAACCAGGTGGCTTACGTGCAACCCAGACACTACATTGAACACAACAGTCAGTCCAACATGCCAAGAGATAGAGAAATTCTTAATCTACACCAAGCCATTGAGTATTTACAAAGGAACAACTGATCATCTCATCAGCTGAATGATACAGGCCTCCACCTCAAAAGATATTTAGTGCTGAACCATACCATTTTGAAGGGAAAAAGCATTCAAGGTTCAGAAACGCTTAAATGAGCAGCATGTCTCGGTGGTCCAAAATCTCAATTTAAAAGTCCATACTTGTACGTCAGAGATAGGAGTTCTTAAGCATGTTATGTTCTGATGTTCATTGGTGAACGAGCATACCCACAGCACAAGCACCGCTAGAAGTAGAAAGCATTTCACTGGATAGTTCGACATGTTTGAACATACAAGTTACGAAGATCAAACATGAATGAAAATAACTAAATAACAACTTCAATTGTAAACAACATAATTGCTTCAAAGATCTAGCATCCCTTTATAAGCATAATCGCTGGCATACATAATTATCATTTTGCTTCAAAGATCCAACATCACTTTATAAGCACTGGCATGCATGATTATCCTTGGCAGTATACAATAAATGAATTCACGCATCAAAAAAATTCCACATAAAGAAAATACTGCAAAGGCAAATTGTAATGAAACCGACCTTCGCAAAACTCCAAACACACGAAACTCATCTTCAAGTTCCCCAGCAGTCACCCGGGCATCCAAGTTACCAACGTACAAGCGGGCCATGGTGAACAAATCCCTGGGTTTAGTAAAGAGAGGAACCAGTTATAATGAGGACACCTCTCCCAGAGGTATATGAGCAACACTGCACGAAAGGCCGACAAGATTCTATACACTTCTAGATCACCAACTGCGTATCACAGTGTATGTAAGCCTAGCAAGCAAATTTCCCAACTATTTAGCGAGAGCAGTCGTTTATAGGAAAGAAAATTCCTATCCAGACGAAACCGCGACAATATCCAACGCCCAGATCTGAAATCTGAAGATCTGGGGAGTCCCCTTAACACCAATTCGACTACAGCCCTAACTAGAACTCCGCGAAATTTCGACATCGAGATACTGCCTATCCTCGTGCGGTAAACAAACGCAAAAACTGAGGGGTGTGATTCCACGAATATTTCGAAGGATCCCCAAAACACCCAATCGGGAGGAATTGGTCTGAATCCGCAGAAAACTACCGAGACAAAGGAACTGTGAAATCAAGCCGACCAATCGCCCATCTAGCTCGGAACATCGCGACGAGGCAGCCGTAACAACTGGCCGACGGCTTTCTAGGGTTCCGAAACTGGACGCCATGGAGGGTTAGGTAGGGTGGAATCAGATGGAATCTGGGAGTCGAGGGTTACCTGCGCCGACGAGAGCCGGGAGCTCCGTGCGTAGGGGAGCACGGGCGAGCTCTGCGTCGCGGTgcggagcggcggcgacggcggcggaagcGAGGCTTCCGGGTTcgcgtgcgggagagagaggggccggtGGTGGTACACGGATGGttcgttttatttattttttgtaggGGATATGTGTGGAGCTGGTTTGAGGCGTGCACTGGCGGGCCCACTGGGCTAGTAGGCTTATTGGGTTGGGCTGCACAATGCATCATATGACCATACTTGAAGGAAAACATCACTACAAAGAAGAAAGTATATTTCTCCCCCTGAAATCTCCCTTGATGGACCAAATCCCCCCTGAACTCCGAAACCGGATAAATAAccccctgaactttgcaaaaccGGATAAATATCACCCCAGAGTGGTTTTGAAAAGAATTGAAGGTGGTTTTCGTACTAAGGATGCTAACTAGGCTGTTAATGATGTTGACTCGGCATCGGCAAGGAACGGTTTTGGTGAAATTTCTTCACTTTTAGCAACGTCTTTTTGTCTTCGTTCGGCGGCCGCCGGCGTCAAATTCGTCACCACTGCAGCTTCCCCGGCCGCCCCGACTTCGCCTACGAGCTCTGGGTGAACGCGCGCACCTTTTCTCGTCTGATTCCGTCACCTGTAGCGTCGCCTCGCTCGAGCTCGAACTCggccgccatggccatggccgaGATCGGCCGTCCATGCGCGCGCCCAGCCTGCAAGCGCCCTCGACCACGGCCCCGCAACCTCTCTCACACGCTGGTCCTTccatggccggccgcgccggccgtGCTTTTGGCGAGCCCTGCTTTCCTAGCCTGGCGTGCTGCCTCGCATGCGCGAGTCAAGTTCATGTTCGTGGTCGCGCGCATGGCAGCAAACACAGGTCTGGGCCTCTTCCTTTTGCAACCGTCCGTCACGCAGAAGCTCGTTGTTCTCGCCCCGCTTTCCCATCGCCTTTTCCATAGGATTTGGAAGAGCAGCCTCGACGCAGCAGCACGCGGGCGGACGTGCGAGAGCACCTCCGAGAGTCTCATCCCGACGGCCATTACTGCTCCTATTAGCTCCCTACCCTTATTGAAGCACACAAACACTGAGATGCACATGCGCGCGGGGGAAACAAACCATAGCTCACTGATTAGGAATGCAAGGAGGTGGCAACGCTGCTGGTCTGCTCATTGCACTGAAGGAGATGGTTCCGACCATCGCACGACCACGCCCTGCAGGCACTTGACTCGCGCATGCGAGGCAGCACGCCCGCCCCGGAAGGTAGCGCCCGCCGAAGCACGGCCGGCGCGCCGCCTGAGTCGGCCACAGGAGGGCATGCGCGTGAGCGAGGCTGCGGGGCTGCGGCAGAGGGCAGTTAGGGGTGGGCGTGCGGGGCGGCT
This window contains:
- the LOC780657 gene encoding serine/arginine-rich splicing factor RSZ21 produces the protein MARLYVGNLDARVTAGELEDEFRVFGVLRSVWVARKPPGFAFIDFDDKRDAEDALRDLDGKNGWRVELSRNDRGDRGGRGGGGGGGGGGRDRGGSDMKCYECGESGHFARECRLRIGAGGLGSGRRRSRSRSRSRSPRYRRSPSYGRRSYSPRDRSPRRRSASPAPARGRSYSKSPVRARDDSPDAKGYRRSRS